One window of Equus caballus isolate H_3958 breed thoroughbred chromosome 3, TB-T2T, whole genome shotgun sequence genomic DNA carries:
- the HTRA3 gene encoding serine protease HTRA3 isoform X3: MWPRARPRPLRRPPAPGPRAASASPLAQGRSPALPPAAMAMQARALLLAALAALALAREPPAAPCPARCDVSRCPSPRCPGGYVPDLCNCCLVCAAGEGEPCGRPLNSPCGESLECARGVCRCRWAHAVCGTDGHTYANVCALQAASRRALQLSGTPVRQLQKGACPSGLHQLTSPRYKFNFIADVVEKIAPAVVHIELFLRHPLFGRNVPLSSGSGFIMSEAGLIVTNAHVVSSTNSVSGRQQLKVQLQNGDTYEATIQDIDKKSDIATIKIHPKKKLPALLLGHSGDLRPGEFVVAIGSPFALQNTVTTGIVSTAQRDGKELGLRDSDMDYIQTDAIINYGNSGGPLVNLDGEVIGINTLKVAAGISFAIPSDRITRFLTEFQDKHIKVKHRDPGPV; encoded by the exons ATGTGGCCACgcgcccgcccgcgtcccctcCGTCGGCCCCCCGCGCCCGGCCCCCGCGCCGCCTCGGCGTCCCCGCTCGCCCAGGGCCGGTCCCCCGCGCTGCCGCCCGCCGCCATGGCCATGCAGGCGCGCGCGCTGCTCCTGGCCGCGCTGGCCGCGCTGGCGCTGGCCCGGGAGCCCCCGGCGGCGCCGTGCCCCGCGCGCTGCGACGTGTCGCGGTGCCCGAGTCCGCGCTGCCCCGGCGGCTACGTGCCGGACCTCTGCAACTGCTGCCTGGTGTGCGCCGCCGGCGAGGGCGAGCCGTGCGGCCGCCCCCTCAACTCGCCGTGCGGGGAGAGCCTGGAGTGCGCGCGCGGCGTGTGCCGGTGCCGCTGGGCGCACGCCGTGTGCGGCACGGACGGGCACACCTACGCCAACGTGTGCGCGCTGCAGGCGGCCAGCCGCCGCGCGCTGCAGCTCTCGGGGACGCCCGTGCGCCAGCTGCAGAAGGGCGCGTGCCCGTCGG GTCTCCACCAGCTGACCAGCCCGCGGTACAAGTTCAACTTCATCGCGGACGTGGTGGAGAAGATCGCGCCGGCCGTGGTCCACATAGAGCTCTTCCTGAG ACACCCCCTGTTCGGCCGCAACGTGCCCCTGTCCAGCGGCTCGGGCTTCATCATGTCGGAGGCCGGCTTGATCGTCACCAACGCCCACGTGGTGTCCAGCACCAACTCCGTCTCAGGCCGGCAGCAGCTCAAGGTGCAGCTGCAGAACGGCGACACCTACGAGGCCACCATCCAAGACATCGACAAGAAGTCGGACATCGCCACCATCAAGATCCACCCCAAA AAAAAGCTCCCTGCACTGCTGCTGGGCCACTCGGGGGACCTGCGGCCCGGGGAGTTTGTGGTGGCCATCGGCAGCCCCTTCGCCCTGCAGAACACCGTGACCACGGGCATCGTCAGCACGGCCCAGCGAGACGGCAAGGAGCTGGGCCTCCGTGACTCGGACATGGACTACATCCAGACGGATGCCATCATCAAC TACGGGAACTCCGGGGGACCTCTGGTGAACCTG GACGGTGAGGTCATTGGCATCAACACGCTCAAGGTTGCAGCTGGCATCTCCTTTGCCATCCCCTCGGACCGCATCACGCGCTTCCTCACGGAGTTCCAGGACAAGCACATCAAAG TCAAGCACAGGGACCCCGGTCCGGTGTAG
- the HTRA3 gene encoding serine protease HTRA3 isoform X2: MWPRARPRPLRRPPAPGPRAASASPLAQGRSPALPPAAMAMQARALLLAALAALALAREPPAAPCPARCDVSRCPSPRCPGGYVPDLCNCCLVCAAGEGEPCGRPLNSPCGESLECARGVCRCRWAHAVCGTDGHTYANVCALQAASRRALQLSGTPVRQLQKGACPSGLHQLTSPRYKFNFIADVVEKIAPAVVHIELFLRHPLFGRNVPLSSGSGFIMSEAGLIVTNAHVVSSTNSVSGRQQLKVQLQNGDTYEATIQDIDKKSDIATIKIHPKKKLPALLLGHSGDLRPGEFVVAIGSPFALQNTVTTGIVSTAQRDGKELGLRDSDMDYIQTDAIINYGNSGGPLVNLDGEVIGINTLKVAAGISFAIPSDRITRFLTEFQDKHIKDKNPRGPAFAPLLSVLTSPQIPRKHSPVSSELSSTPRHADQLKNPIDLS; encoded by the exons ATGTGGCCACgcgcccgcccgcgtcccctcCGTCGGCCCCCCGCGCCCGGCCCCCGCGCCGCCTCGGCGTCCCCGCTCGCCCAGGGCCGGTCCCCCGCGCTGCCGCCCGCCGCCATGGCCATGCAGGCGCGCGCGCTGCTCCTGGCCGCGCTGGCCGCGCTGGCGCTGGCCCGGGAGCCCCCGGCGGCGCCGTGCCCCGCGCGCTGCGACGTGTCGCGGTGCCCGAGTCCGCGCTGCCCCGGCGGCTACGTGCCGGACCTCTGCAACTGCTGCCTGGTGTGCGCCGCCGGCGAGGGCGAGCCGTGCGGCCGCCCCCTCAACTCGCCGTGCGGGGAGAGCCTGGAGTGCGCGCGCGGCGTGTGCCGGTGCCGCTGGGCGCACGCCGTGTGCGGCACGGACGGGCACACCTACGCCAACGTGTGCGCGCTGCAGGCGGCCAGCCGCCGCGCGCTGCAGCTCTCGGGGACGCCCGTGCGCCAGCTGCAGAAGGGCGCGTGCCCGTCGG GTCTCCACCAGCTGACCAGCCCGCGGTACAAGTTCAACTTCATCGCGGACGTGGTGGAGAAGATCGCGCCGGCCGTGGTCCACATAGAGCTCTTCCTGAG ACACCCCCTGTTCGGCCGCAACGTGCCCCTGTCCAGCGGCTCGGGCTTCATCATGTCGGAGGCCGGCTTGATCGTCACCAACGCCCACGTGGTGTCCAGCACCAACTCCGTCTCAGGCCGGCAGCAGCTCAAGGTGCAGCTGCAGAACGGCGACACCTACGAGGCCACCATCCAAGACATCGACAAGAAGTCGGACATCGCCACCATCAAGATCCACCCCAAA AAAAAGCTCCCTGCACTGCTGCTGGGCCACTCGGGGGACCTGCGGCCCGGGGAGTTTGTGGTGGCCATCGGCAGCCCCTTCGCCCTGCAGAACACCGTGACCACGGGCATCGTCAGCACGGCCCAGCGAGACGGCAAGGAGCTGGGCCTCCGTGACTCGGACATGGACTACATCCAGACGGATGCCATCATCAAC TACGGGAACTCCGGGGGACCTCTGGTGAACCTG GACGGTGAGGTCATTGGCATCAACACGCTCAAGGTTGCAGCTGGCATCTCCTTTGCCATCCCCTCGGACCGCATCACGCGCTTCCTCACGGAGTTCCAGGACAAGCACATCAAAG ATAAGAACCCACGGGGGCCGGCGTTTGCTCCTTTGCTGTCAGTGCTGACCTCACCCCAGATCCCTAGGAAACATTCACCCGTGTCCTCAGAGCTGTCATCTACTCCCAGACACGCGGACCAATTGAAGAACCCCATCGATCTTAGCTGA